GTGATGGCTGATCCGTCCATATGTCCTCCCTGTCGGCGGCGCTCAGCGCGCCGGCCAGTGCTGGGCCAGAAAGCGCAGTTTCTCCAGCGTGTGCACGTTCTCGCCCCCCTCGTGGCGGTTGAACTCGTACACCCGGATGTCCTTGTCGCCCGCGTAGGCGTTGAAGGCCGCATACACCGTGCTGGGCGGACACACGTCGTCCATCAGGCCCACCGAGAACAGTGCACTGGCCTGCGCGCGCGCCGCGAAATGCACGCCGTCGAAGTACGCGAGCACGCCGAACACGTCCTCGGCGCGGTCCTTGTGGGTCTTGAGGTACGTCACGATCTCGCCGTACGGGAACGAATCCACCAGCCGCGCCGCCCGGTCGTAGTGGCACAGGAACGGCACGTCCGGCAGGCACAGCGCCGCGTCGGTCAGGCCCGCCGCCGCCAGCGCGATCCCGCCGCCCTGGCTGCCGCCCACCACCGCGAGCCGCGAGCCGTCCACGTCCGGGTGGCTGCGCGCGGCCTCCACGGCGCGCACGGCGTCTGTGAACACCCGGCGGTAGTAGTACGTGTCACGGTGCGCGACGCCGCGCGTCATGAAGCCCGGCACCTGCGGCCCGCTGCCCGGCGCGTCATCGGGCGTGTCGCCCTGACGCCACACGCTGCCCTGGCCGCGCGTGTCCATGATCAGGTGCGCGTACCCGGCGCTGGCATACGTCAGGTGATCGGTCGCCAGGCCGCGGCCGCCGCCGTAGCCGATGAATTCCACCACGCACGGCAGCCGGCCGTCCCGGGCACGCGGCAGCGTCAGCCAGCCCTTGACCGGCTGACCGGCCCACCCGGCGAAGGTCACGTCGTACACGTCCACCGTCCGGTACGGCGTGTCCACCCGCTCGAAGGTGGCGTTCAGGTCGTGCGAGCGCGCGCCTTCCAGCGTGCCGCTCCAGAAGGCGTCGAAGTCGGCCGGGGCGGCGTGGGGCGCGCGGTAGGTACGGAGCTGGTCCAGCGGAAGGTCGAACAGTGCCATGCGGTCTCCTTGACTGCGCTGAGTATGCCGTAGCTGCGGCCGTCCGCCCGGGTGGTCATGACCGGCGCCCGTCCGGTCATTCCCCGATCATGCGGCGGGGCCTACCGTGCGCGCATGACTGCTCCAGCCGCATCGCCGTCCACGCCCGCGTCGGCCGGGCTCGACACCCTCCACCACTCCTTTCTGGCGCTGCTCGCCGGAGTGCCCGCGCCGGGGCCGCGCCGCGACGTGAACGGCACGCTGCGGGCGCTCCTCGACCAGCACCCGGAGCTGGAACTGCTGCCGCTGGAACTCCTCGCGCAGGACGTCGTGGGTGACCGGACGCGGCCGTCCCCCCGCCCCTGACGGCCGCAGGTGCGGTCACGCGGCCTGCCGTCCGGGCCTAAGCTGGGTCATGCTCGCGGACCACGCCCAGACTGCCGACGCGAATGCGGCCCGCGCCGCCTTCGACGCCGCCGCGTGGACGCTGTGCGAGCTGGCCCGCGACCCGGCGTGCCCGCGCCTGCCGGACGCCGCGTGGAACGCCCTGCTGTGGGGACAGCGCGCCACCGACCGCGCGGAACTCGGACGGCACACGGACGTCCTGCTCGACCACGTGCGCCAGCTGAGCGCGGCGCTGGCGCGCGGCTGAACCTACCCCGGCACGCCGGCCGCCGAGCCGAGCTGGTAGCGTTTCGAGCGCCACGACCACTCCAGGATGCCGCCCACCCGCACCTGTTGCAGCTGCACGTAGCGCGCCAGGGCCGGGTTCACCTCCGGCCCCAGGTCCGGCAGGTGCTGCTCGACCGCGATCAGGCGCTCGAGTTCCTGGTGGTACATGGCCGCGGCGGCCTCCAGCGCGTCCTGCAACCCCAGCCCCCGTTCCTGGCGCAGCACCAGCACCAGGTTGTGCACGTCCCCGCCCTGGAGCTCCTTTTCCAGCGAGATGATGTCGTTCGACCAGCACACCGCGCGGTTGGCGTGCTGTGTCAGGGCGTGCACCGCCGGGTGGGCCTGGGCGTCGCCCGGCAGCCGCAGGTGGTCGACCAGGCTCAGGAAGGCCTCGTCGATCGCCAGCCCGGCCGTGAGGGGCCGCATGCGGACGTACTCGTCCAGGGCCGGCACCACGCCGCGCGCGCGGTTGTCTGCTTCCCACGCCAGCGACCCGAAGTACGCCGTGACGTGCGCCGCGAGCTCGTGCAGCCACGCGTCCCCGCCCGCGTCGCGGAGGCGGCGGCTGAGGTCCGCGATGGCCCACGCCAGCGGCTCGTCGTCCGGCAGGGGTGGCTGGCCGCGCAGGGCCGCGAGCAGCCGCGACGTCAGCACGCGCAGCCGGGGCGGGTCCTTGCCGATCCCGGACGCGTCGCAGCGGTCGTCGTGCAGGAACATCACGCTGTACCAGTCGGCCATCAGGCGCAGCGCGTCCGGGTCCGCGCCGGGGTGCAGGGCGGCGGCGAGCTGCGCGAAGGCGCCCGCGAAGTTCACCCGCGACACGTCGTCCTGCGGGCCGAGTTCGAAGGTGGACAGCCAGCGGCTGGTCGCCTGCGCGACCGCGTGATGCGGCGTGGGCGGCGCGACCGGGAAGGGATTGCGCAGCGCCGGGACGCGCAGCGGCGTGTCCACCTTCACCAGCGCGCCCTCCACGCGGTTCTTGCCGGCGTTCTTGGCGGCGTACAGCGCGGCGTCCGCCCGCGCGATCAGCTGCTCGGAGGTCTCGTCGTCGCGGTACGCGGCCACGCCGAAACTGGCCGTGATGTGCCCCGCCCCCGGCATGACGTGCCGTTCGAGCGCCACGCGCAGCCGCTCGGTCAGGGCCAGCGCGTACGGCAGGTCGATCTGCACGGCCAGGATCAGGAATTCCTCGCCGCCCCAGCGGCCGAGCAGGTCGGTGCCGCGCACCTCACGCTGCATCACGGCCGCCGCCTGGCGCAGTACCTCGTCGCCCACCACGTGCCCGTGGCGGTCGTTCACGGTCTTGAAATCGTCCAGGTCGAACAGGATCACGCACCACGGCGTGCCGTAGCGCTTGCTGCGCAGCACCTCGTGGCTGAGCTGGAGTTCGAGCTGCCGGCGGTTGCTGATCCCGGTCAGCGGGTCCAGGTGCGCCAGCCGGTGCAGATCGCCCACCCGGTCCTGCAACGCCAGCACCTGGTCTTTCAGGGCGGACAGCACGGACACCAGCGTCAGGATGATGCCCTCGGCGAGGTGGTACTCCAGCAGCCGGGCGGCAGTCATGCCGCCGGTCCACACGCCGTACACGCCGATCAGCACGCTCACGCCGTACACGGCGGCCGAGCGGATCAGCGCGCGGCGCGGCGACTCGATCAGGAACGCGAGCAGGTACACGAACGGCGTCCAGATGAACAGTTCGGCCAGCGCCGAGTCCGGCGGCACCGAGTGGTCGAGCACCGACGACAGGTATTTCGTGAGGAAGGCCAGCACTGCGAGGGCGTAGAAGCCCTGCTCGGTCCAGCGCAGCGGCACGCGCCCGCTGACCAGGCCCAGCAGCAGCGCCAGTGTCCCGGCGGCCAGGACCGGCAGCGCCAGGCTGTTGAAGGTCGATCCGGGCTCGCCGTGGCTCAGCAGGAAGATCACAGTCGCCGCGACCAACGTGACCGGCAGGATCAGCAGGTACGTCCGGCGCCGCAGCAGACTGAGGGTCTCCGTGCCGTCCTGGGCCGGGGCTGGGTCGTGGGCTCGCACCTGCGCGGAGCATACCAAGCCGCCGCCCCGGGCGGGATCAATGTGGCGGCGTGAGCATGGACGCCGACCGCGGCGACGTCCCGGCAAGGCGCGCCGACCAGTCCTGCACGAAGCGCTCGAAGTCCGCTCCGTCCAGCCCGGGCGCGATCAGCCAGCCCTGGTGCAGGTCGCAGCCCACCTCGCGCAGGGCGTCCGCCTGGGCCTGGTGCTCCACGCCCTCGGCGACCACCGCCATGTCCAGCGCGTGCGCGAGCTGCAACGTGGCGCGCATGATCGCGCGGCTCTCCCACCCGCCCTGCGACGGTTCCCCGATGTCGCGGATGAAGGCCCGGTCGATCTTGAGTTCGTCCACCGGCAGCGTGCGCAGGCTGTGCAGGGTGGAGTAGCCGGTGCCGAAATCGTCGATCGAGATCCGCACGCCCTCGTCCCGCAGCGCCTGGAGCATCGCCCGGGCGGACGCCGGGTTGTCGATCAGGCCCGTCTCCGTGACCTCCAGCACCAGCCGGTGCGGGTCCAGGCCGCTGCGTTCCAGCGCGCGGCGCACGTGGTGCTCGAACTGCGCGTCCTGCAACTGGGTGCTGGAGACGTTCACGCTGACCGTCAGCCGCGGGTTCGCCCAGCCCGCCGCGTCGCGGCACGCCGTGTCCAGCACCCACGCGCCCAGGCCGCCCATCAGGCCCGTGAGTTCCGCCACCGGGATGAACTGGTCCGGGGTGATCACGCCCAGGGTGGGGTTGGTCCAGCGCAGCAGCGCCTCGGCGCCGTACAGCTCGCCGGTGCTGGAGCCCACCTGCGGCTGGTACACCAGACGGAACTCGCGGCGCGGCAGCGCCTGGCGCATGGCGGTCTCCAGCGTGAGCGCCTGGATGCCGGAGCGCACGGTGGGCTCGAACACGTGCGAGAAGCGCTGCTGGCGCTTGGCCTGGTACATCGCCGCGTCCGCCTGCCGGTGCAGGGTCTCGGCGTCGGGCGCGGTGTCCGGCGCCACGCTCCAGCCCACCGAGGCCTGCAGCAGCAGCGGTGGGCCGCTCGCCAGCTCGAACGGCTGGTCGAATACGCTGCGCAGATCCTGCACCATCGCCGGCATCTGGCCGGGGTCGCTCAGCAGGAACGCGAACTCGTCTCCGCCCATGCGGGCCAGGGCCAGCAGGTCGTGGCGCTGCGCCAGCGTGGTCAGCCGGCCGGCCAGCAGCCGCAACAGCTCGTCCGCCGTCGGGTGGCCCAGGCCGTCGTTCACCTGCTTGAAGCGGTCGAGGTCGATCAGACCCAGGGCGAGCTGCCCGCCCTCCTGCGCGACTCGCCGCAGTTCCCAGTCCAGCCGCGTGCTGAAGGTCCAGCGGTTCATCAGTCCCGTCAGGGGATCGGTGTACGCCAGCTGCTCGAGCTGCCGCCGCTGCACGTCGCGCTCCAGCAGCAGGGCCAGGGCCGGGGCGCGCAGTTCCAGCAGGTCCGTCAGGCCCTCCGGCACATCCTCCTGGGTTTCGTGCGCGGCGAACAGCACGCCAAGCATGCCGCCGTCCTGGTCGTACAGCGCGAGTTCGGCGGTGCTGCTCACGCCCAGCCGCGCGATCTGTGCGGGGTCCAGGCGTCCGTCGAGCTGCGCGGGCAGGTTGTGGAACACCAGCGGCCGGCCGGTCCGGTCCGGGTCTCGGCGCTGCCACAGCTCCCGCAGGAACGCGGGCGCCGTGTCCTCCAGCGTCGCCTGCAACGAGGCCGGCGCGTCCCCCAGCACGCGCAGGGCGCCCGCGTCCGCGAACACCACCGCCGCTCGCCAGCCCGGATGCCACACCTCCACGCCGCCCAGCATGGCCATCACGCTGACGTCCAGCGGCCGGCCCCGCAGGGCCAGCAAGTTCGCCTCGACGAGCCGCAACTGCACGTCCTGCGCGCGGTGGCGGTCCGTCACGATGCGCAGGTCCACCGCCCAGTGCGTGCACGTCCGAGCAGCGTCCAGGATGGGGCTGGCGGTGAGTTCCAGCCACTCGCGCAGGTCCGGCAGGAACAGCACGTACGTGCCGCCGCGCTGGCCGCCGGTGTGCTGCCGGGTCAGCCGCGCGCGCAGGTCGTTGATGGCCGCCAGGTCCCGCACGCCGAACGGCCAGCGGTGCAGCGGCACGTCCTCCAGATCGTGCAGGCCGTGGCGGCGCAGCAGCGCGTACAGCGCCGGGTTGCCGTACTCCATGGTGAGGTACGCGTCGCCGGGGCAGACGTTGATCACCATCAGCGCGTCCAGGGAGGTGCTCACCATGGTTTCCAGCAGCGTCAGGCGCCGCGTCTGTTCCATCGACTGCGTGATGTCCGACCCGAAGCCGATCATCACGTCCAGCGAGCCGTCCGCCCGGAACACCGGCGTGTACGCGCGGCGCACCACGCGGTGCCCGTTCGGAGTGGGGAACAGTTCCTCCCAGTGCACGGTCGCCCGCTCGTCGAGCGCCCGGCGGAAGTGTTCCTCGCGGCGCTCGGCCACGCGCTGCGGGTACCCGCGCCACGCCACGAACTCCCGGTCGGTCTTGCCGACGATCTGCGCCCGCACCTGCGGATCGCCGACCGCGGCGGGGTTGCAGTACAGGTAGCGGCCCTGCGCGTCCAGCACGGCCAGTTCGGTAGGCAGGCTGGCGAGCACCTGGCCCGAGAACGCGAGTTCGCGCTGCGGCGCCGCCACAGGCTCAAGCGTCAGGACCACGACGGCCTGGCCGCCCGGCAGGGTCAGCCGCGTGCCGTGCAGGTCGCAGGGCAGCGCCGCGCCGTCGCCGGTCATGAGGTCGAAGCTGCGGCGGGGGAGCGCCGCGCCGCCCTGCGCGAAGGCGGCCACGCCGGCATGGACCTCGTCGCGGTCGGCGGGCGCGGTCAGGGCCGCGAACGACTGCCCGAGCAGCACCGATGCCGGGAGGGCCAGCCGGCGTTCCAGCTCGGCCGTGATGAGCAGGACATCCAGGGTTAGCGCGTCAAGGACCGCCAGCGGGTCCGCGCTGGACCGGAAGGTCTCCAGAACGGCCGCCCGCGCCGCGTGTCCCGCACCTCCTGGCGACGATTCCATAGCGTGGAGTGTACCGGGCAGGTCCCGGCCACGCCGCGCGGTTTCCGCCTTCATCCGGTATTCATGCGCGGGGGGGGCTGCCCGCCCCCGCGCTCACCACTCCGCGACGCTGCCGTCCGCATGGCGCCACAGCGGATTGCGCCAGCGGTGCCCCACCCGGGCCAGTGCGCGGACGTGCTCCTCGTTCACCGTGACGCCCAGCCCCGGGCCCTGCGGAATGGGAACGAATCCACCGCTGTACGCGAACACCGCCGGGTCGCTCAGGTAGTCCAGCAGGTCGCTGCCCTCGTTGTAGTGGATGCCCAGGCTCTGCTCCTGGATGGCGGCGTTGTGCGCCACGGCGTCCAGTTGCAGGCACGCTGCCAGCGCAATCGGCCCCAGCGGGCAATGCGGCGCGATCGCCACGTCGTAGGCCTCGGCCATCGCGGCGATCTTGCGGCACTCCGTCAGGCCGCCCGCGTGCGACAGGTCCGGCTGGAGGATGTCCGCCAGGCCCTCCTGAAGGACCGTCTTGAACTCCCAGCGGGAATACAGCCGCTCGCCCAGCGCGATCGGCGTGGTCGTCACCCGGCGCACCTCGCGCAGCGCCTCCACGTTCTCGCTGAGCACCGGTTCCTCGATGAACAGCAGCCGCATCGCGTCGAGTTCACGCGCCAGCACGCGGGCCATCGGCAGGTGGACGCGCCCGTGGAAGTCCACCGCGACGCCGAAATCCGGCGTGGTGGCGTCGCGCACCGCCTGCACGCGGGCGAGCACCGCGTCGATCTTCGACGGCACGTCCAGGTAGCTCAGTTCCTCGGTGGCGTTCATCTTGACGGCCGTGAAGCCGGCCGCGAGCGCGGCGCGCGCCGCCCGGGCCACGTCGTCCGGTCGGTCGCCGCCGATCCATGAGTACACGCGCATGCGGTCGCGCACCGGACCGCCCAGCAGCTGGTACGCGGGCGCGCCGTACACCTGCCCCTTGATGTCCCACAGCGCCTGGTCGATGCCCGCGATGGCGCTCATGAACACCGCGCCGCCCCGGTAGAACCCGCCCCGGTGCATGACCTGCCACAGGTCCTCGATGCGCGCCGGGTCCTGCCCGATCAGCAGGTCCGACAGCTCCTGCACGGCCGCCTGCACGGTGTGCGCGCGGCCCTCCACGACAGGCTCGCCCCACCCGCTGACGCCCTCGTCGGTCTCGATCTTCAGGAACAGCCAGCGCGGCGGCACCACGAAGGTCTCCAGGCGCGTGATCTTCACGGAATCCCTCCGCCGCGTGCGGGGACAGGCTCGGCCGGCCGCTGGGTGCGCATCACCGGCATTGTTCCACGCCCGTGTTGCGTGGGCCTATGCTCCGGCCATGTCCGAGCCGACCACCGCGCCCCGCTCCCTCTTCGACCTGACCGGCCGCCGGGCGCTGATCACCGGCAGCAGCGGCGGTATCGGCCTGGAACTCGCGCGCGGCCTGGCGCAGCACGGCGCGGCGGTCGTGCTCAACGGCCGCACCGCTGCCCGCGTGACCGGCGCCGTGGACGCCCTGCGCGCCGAGGGACTGGACGCGACTCCGGCCGTGTTCGACGTGACGGACGAGGCCCAGGTCGGCGCGGGGATCGCCCGGGTGCTTGCGGACGGCGACCTGCACGTCCTGATCAACAACGCGGGCATCCAGCGGCGCGGCGCCCTGGTCGACCTGCCGCTCGCCACGTGGGACGAGGTGCTGCGCACCGACCTCACCGCGCCCATGCTGGTGTCGCGGGCGGTCGCGCCGCACTTCCTCGGCCGGGGCAGCGGCAAGATCGTGCACGTCCTGTCGGTCATGAGCGAGGTCGGGCGGCGCAGTGTCGCGCCCTACACGGCGGCCAAGGGCGGCCTGAAGATGCTCACGCGCGCCATGTGCGCCGAGTGGGCGCCCGGCGGCGTGCAGGTGAACGGCCTCGGCCCCGGGTACTTCCGCACCGACATGAACGCTGCCCTGCTGGCCGACCCCGCCTTCACCGCGTGGGTGGAGGGCCGCACGCCCGCCGGCCGCTGGGGCGACCCACGTGAGCTGGTCGGCGCGGCCGTGTTCCTGTCGGCGCCGGCCAGCGATTTCGTGAATGGACAGGTGCTGTACGTGGACGGCGGCATGCTCGCCGTGCTGTGAGGTGGGGCCAGCCGAGCACGCTCAGGGCGCACCGCCACATCCGCACTCCGGCTACGACACCGGCGACGGGCTGAGGGTCCGGCGGGTCTGGCCCGGTGGCGTCCACAGCGGCTGGGCCAGCGGCCACAGAGGACCGGGCACCGCGAGCCGCAGCACCGCCCACGCGGCCAGCGGCAGCGCGGTGACCGACGGCACGATCAGCCACTCGTCCTCGCGGTCGTCCGCGCCGAACTGCGCCTTAAAGTGCTGCAGGCCGTCCACGTGGTACCAGCGCGCCACCACGGGTCTCAGGAAGCGCAGGTGCAGGCGCCCGGCGTGGCCGGTGAGCGGCACGCCGCCCAGCGTGACGCTGCTCGCGCCCTCGGCCCCGAAGGTCTGCAGCGCGTGCGCGACCACGCTGGCGGCCGTGCCGCGCGGACTGCGCTCGTCGCGCACCACGTCCTCCAGGTACCACCCGCGGCGGCCGGGCAGCGGAGACGCGGACACGAACGCGAGCAGCGTGCCGTCCGGCGCAGTCGCCACGAACGTTCGTTTCAGCCCTGGGTGCTGCGCGGGGTCGAGCTGGAAAATCCAGTCCAGGCCGGTGCCCGCGCGGCGTCCCGCCAGCCACCGCCGGGCCAGCGTCCGCAGCGCGGCGCGCAGTTCCGCGTCCGGCCCGTGAACCTCACGCACCCGAACACCCTGGCGCGCCGCCCGGTTCATGTCGTTGCGCAGCCGGGCGTAGCGGTTGCCACGCGGCGCCCAGTGCCGCGGATCGAGGTACGACGCCTCGCCCAGGTGGACCGCCAGCAGGCCCAGGTGCACGGCGACCGTTCTCACCGCCGGGCCGACCGGCGCGAGGATCGCCGTGCGTCCCGCCCGCCGGGCCTGTACCAGGAAGGCGCGCAGCAGATCGGGCAGCGCGTCCGCCGGGGCGAGCGGTTCGCCCGCCACCCACGCCCGGCCGACCACCCGGTACGGGATGCTGCCGGTCACGCCAGGGGTCTCGAACAGCTCGATACGGTCGTCGATGGCGACCAGCGAGGACGGATTGCGGGCATACCGGGCGTGGTGCTCCAGGGCACGCCGGACAGCCGGCTGGGTGGGCGGGGTCATCTCACGCCACGCTAGCCACGGCCGCTGGGAGGAACATGAAACGCCGCGGTGACCCGCACTGGGCGAGGGGCGCCGCCGACATGTCGGCGGCGCCCCTCCGGGGTCGCTCAGGCAGGGGTCAGGTGCAGGGTCATCTCGCTGACGACCGCATCGGAGGCCGACGCCGCGCACGCGTACGTGCCGGGAGCCGTGGGCGTGACCTCGAAGCGGGCGCTTTCGCCGGCCCAGCAGAAATCCAGCGCCGACATCGTCGCGGCCGCGACGCGGTAGGGCGCGCGGTAGTGGCGGCTGGCGACGACGCCCAGCTGGCCCATCAACACCGCGACCGGCATGGCCGGGAAGTTCTCGAAGTGGCCGGCGCAGGCGTCGCGGGGAATCTCGGGCAGCGTCAGCACGGTCGTGTTCCCCTCGGTGGTGAAGTCGCCGGTGGGGGGATCGGGCATGCGGTCGTAGTTCAGCACGCTGAAGGTCGGGTCGTACTTGGAGCGGAACAGCCGCCTGAACGACGCGTCGCTGAGGATGGTGTACGTCACGCGCAGGTGCGCGAGGTCCCGGCCGCCGGCGGTGATCACGATCTCGGCCACCGCCTGGCGCTTGTTGCGGTCGAGCACCGTGGCGCTGAAGGACACCTCGGAGCCGTACGGCGCCGCGTTGGCGAACCCGGTGTACGACGCGTCCTGCGCGAGGTAGTAGCGGCGGTCGTCGTCGTCGAAGGCGAGGGCCACGGCGCACAGGCCGCAGATGGCGGCGTGGCGGCTGATCTCGCCGGCCTGCATGGGCCCCTGCTCGGCGGTGGCGCGCGACTCGGCGGTCGCCTCGGCCATGAACGTCCCGTCGAAGAGGCGCAGGTTCTGCAGGGCGAAGTAGGGGGCCCGCACGCAGATACGCTTC
This sequence is a window from Deinococcus metalli. Protein-coding genes within it:
- the dgoD gene encoding galactonate dehydratase, yielding MKITRLETFVVPPRWLFLKIETDEGVSGWGEPVVEGRAHTVQAAVQELSDLLIGQDPARIEDLWQVMHRGGFYRGGAVFMSAIAGIDQALWDIKGQVYGAPAYQLLGGPVRDRMRVYSWIGGDRPDDVARAARAALAAGFTAVKMNATEELSYLDVPSKIDAVLARVQAVRDATTPDFGVAVDFHGRVHLPMARVLARELDAMRLLFIEEPVLSENVEALREVRRVTTTPIALGERLYSRWEFKTVLQEGLADILQPDLSHAGGLTECRKIAAMAEAYDVAIAPHCPLGPIALAACLQLDAVAHNAAIQEQSLGIHYNEGSDLLDYLSDPAVFAYSGGFVPIPQGPGLGVTVNEEHVRALARVGHRWRNPLWRHADGSVAEW
- a CDS encoding SDR family oxidoreductase — its product is MSEPTTAPRSLFDLTGRRALITGSSGGIGLELARGLAQHGAAVVLNGRTAARVTGAVDALRAEGLDATPAVFDVTDEAQVGAGIARVLADGDLHVLINNAGIQRRGALVDLPLATWDEVLRTDLTAPMLVSRAVAPHFLGRGSGKIVHVLSVMSEVGRRSVAPYTAAKGGLKMLTRAMCAEWAPGGVQVNGLGPGYFRTDMNAALLADPAFTAWVEGRTPAGRWGDPRELVGAAVFLSAPASDFVNGQVLYVDGGMLAVL
- a CDS encoding bifunctional diguanylate cyclase/phosphodiesterase, with the translated sequence MESSPGGAGHAARAAVLETFRSSADPLAVLDALTLDVLLITAELERRLALPASVLLGQSFAALTAPADRDEVHAGVAAFAQGGAALPRRSFDLMTGDGAALPCDLHGTRLTLPGGQAVVVLTLEPVAAPQRELAFSGQVLASLPTELAVLDAQGRYLYCNPAAVGDPQVRAQIVGKTDREFVAWRGYPQRVAERREEHFRRALDERATVHWEELFPTPNGHRVVRRAYTPVFRADGSLDVMIGFGSDITQSMEQTRRLTLLETMVSTSLDALMVINVCPGDAYLTMEYGNPALYALLRRHGLHDLEDVPLHRWPFGVRDLAAINDLRARLTRQHTGGQRGGTYVLFLPDLREWLELTASPILDAARTCTHWAVDLRIVTDRHRAQDVQLRLVEANLLALRGRPLDVSVMAMLGGVEVWHPGWRAAVVFADAGALRVLGDAPASLQATLEDTAPAFLRELWQRRDPDRTGRPLVFHNLPAQLDGRLDPAQIARLGVSSTAELALYDQDGGMLGVLFAAHETQEDVPEGLTDLLELRAPALALLLERDVQRRQLEQLAYTDPLTGLMNRWTFSTRLDWELRRVAQEGGQLALGLIDLDRFKQVNDGLGHPTADELLRLLAGRLTTLAQRHDLLALARMGGDEFAFLLSDPGQMPAMVQDLRSVFDQPFELASGPPLLLQASVGWSVAPDTAPDAETLHRQADAAMYQAKRQQRFSHVFEPTVRSGIQALTLETAMRQALPRREFRLVYQPQVGSSTGELYGAEALLRWTNPTLGVITPDQFIPVAELTGLMGGLGAWVLDTACRDAAGWANPRLTVSVNVSSTQLQDAQFEHHVRRALERSGLDPHRLVLEVTETGLIDNPASARAMLQALRDEGVRISIDDFGTGYSTLHSLRTLPVDELKIDRAFIRDIGEPSQGGWESRAIMRATLQLAHALDMAVVAEGVEHQAQADALREVGCDLHQGWLIAPGLDGADFERFVQDWSARLAGTSPRSASMLTPPH
- a CDS encoding diguanylate cyclase, with the translated sequence MRAHDPAPAQDGTETLSLLRRRTYLLILPVTLVAATVIFLLSHGEPGSTFNSLALPVLAAGTLALLLGLVSGRVPLRWTEQGFYALAVLAFLTKYLSSVLDHSVPPDSALAELFIWTPFVYLLAFLIESPRRALIRSAAVYGVSVLIGVYGVWTGGMTAARLLEYHLAEGIILTLVSVLSALKDQVLALQDRVGDLHRLAHLDPLTGISNRRQLELQLSHEVLRSKRYGTPWCVILFDLDDFKTVNDRHGHVVGDEVLRQAAAVMQREVRGTDLLGRWGGEEFLILAVQIDLPYALALTERLRVALERHVMPGAGHITASFGVAAYRDDETSEQLIARADAALYAAKNAGKNRVEGALVKVDTPLRVPALRNPFPVAPPTPHHAVAQATSRWLSTFELGPQDDVSRVNFAGAFAQLAAALHPGADPDALRLMADWYSVMFLHDDRCDASGIGKDPPRLRVLTSRLLAALRGQPPLPDDEPLAWAIADLSRRLRDAGGDAWLHELAAHVTAYFGSLAWEADNRARGVVPALDEYVRMRPLTAGLAIDEAFLSLVDHLRLPGDAQAHPAVHALTQHANRAVCWSNDIISLEKELQGGDVHNLVLVLRQERGLGLQDALEAAAAMYHQELERLIAVEQHLPDLGPEVNPALARYVQLQQVRVGGILEWSWRSKRYQLGSAAGVPG
- a CDS encoding acetylxylan esterase, translated to MALFDLPLDQLRTYRAPHAAPADFDAFWSGTLEGARSHDLNATFERVDTPYRTVDVYDVTFAGWAGQPVKGWLTLPRARDGRLPCVVEFIGYGGGRGLATDHLTYASAGYAHLIMDTRGQGSVWRQGDTPDDAPGSGPQVPGFMTRGVAHRDTYYYRRVFTDAVRAVEAARSHPDVDGSRLAVVGGSQGGGIALAAAGLTDAALCLPDVPFLCHYDRAARLVDSFPYGEIVTYLKTHKDRAEDVFGVLAYFDGVHFAARAQASALFSVGLMDDVCPPSTVYAAFNAYAGDKDIRVYEFNRHEGGENVHTLEKLRFLAQHWPAR
- a CDS encoding DUF2156 domain-containing protein; this encodes MTPPTQPAVRRALEHHARYARNPSSLVAIDDRIELFETPGVTGSIPYRVVGRAWVAGEPLAPADALPDLLRAFLVQARRAGRTAILAPVGPAVRTVAVHLGLLAVHLGEASYLDPRHWAPRGNRYARLRNDMNRAARQGVRVREVHGPDAELRAALRTLARRWLAGRRAGTGLDWIFQLDPAQHPGLKRTFVATAPDGTLLAFVSASPLPGRRGWYLEDVVRDERSPRGTAASVVAHALQTFGAEGASSVTLGGVPLTGHAGRLHLRFLRPVVARWYHVDGLQHFKAQFGADDREDEWLIVPSVTALPLAAWAVLRLAVPGPLWPLAQPLWTPPGQTRRTLSPSPVS